The Bos javanicus breed banteng chromosome 18, ARS-OSU_banteng_1.0, whole genome shotgun sequence genome has a segment encoding these proteins:
- the LOC133229684 gene encoding sialic acid-binding Ig-like lectin 5 isoform X5, whose amino-acid sequence MVPLLLLPLLWGGSLQEMAGYRLEVQESVAVKACMDVRVTCSFSYPWNSGYPWYYSAELFTYWFREKDQHTNDAVATNDPSKRVKPETRGRFSLLGDPSNNDCSLSIRQARLSDSGVYYFRVERGHDVRYSYKDKKLNLQVTGKPDIHFLEPLVSGRPTKLTCTLSLACEEPHPLLFSWAGDALDAMKPDTLHSSELTLTPRPQDHGTNLTCRVTFQQVTLERTVLLNVSSSPCLSAPDIPRNLHISLSFKNVTAFKILQNTSSILISEGQELQLLCVADSNPPAQLSWFRGSPALEATPISSTGVLELPCVGAAEEGEFTCRAQNPLGFQNIFLSLIVVCECGVSWGQDAGVPGRGGVPLIPPISPTAPPQLLGPSCSQEDESLRCSCSSRARPAPSLHWRLGKGLLEGNFSNASFEVSSSSAGPWANGSLSLRVGLSSGVSLSCEALNIHGARSGSVLLLPD is encoded by the exons AtggtgcccctgctgctgctgcccctgctgTGGGGGG GGTCCCTGCAGGAAATGGCAGGGTACAGGCTCGAAGTGCAGGAATCAGTGGCGGTGAAGGCGTGCATGGACGTCCGCGTGACCTGCTCCTTCTCCTACCCCTGGAATTCGGGATATCCCTGGTATTACTCTGCCGAACTTTTCACCTACTGGTTCCGGGAAAAAGACCAGCACACCAATGATGCTGTGGCCACAAACGACCCAAGTAAACGAGTGAAGCCAGAGACCCGGGGCCGATTCAGCCTCCTCGGGGACCCCAGCAACAATGACTGCTCCCTGAGCATCAGACAGGCCAGGCTGAGCGACTCAGGAGTCTACTACTTCCGAGTGGAGAGAGGACATGATGTGAGATACAGTTACAAAGATAAGAAGCTGAATTTGCAGGTGACAG ggaaacCCGACATCCATTTTCTGGAGCCTCTGGTGTCCGGCCGCCCCACAAAGCTGACCTGCACACTGTCACTAGCCTGTGAGGAGCCACACCCTCTCCTGTTCTCCTGGGCGGGGGACGCCCTTGATGCCATGAAGCCAGACACCCTCCACTCCTCGGAGCTCACCCTCACCCCGAGGCCCCAGGACCACGGCACCAACCTTACCTGTCGGGTGACATTCCAGCAGGTGACCCTAGAGAGAACCGTCCTTCTCAACGTCTCCT CAAGCCCGTGTCTTTCTGCCCCAGATATTCCGAGGAACCTCCACATCAGCCTCTCCTTCAAAAATGTCACAG CCTTCAAGATTCTGCAGAACACCTCATCTATTCTCATCTCGGAGGGccaggagctgcagctgctgtgtGTTGCTGACAGCAACCCCCCTGCACAGCTGAGCTGGTTCCGGGGGTCTCCCGCCCTGGAGGCCACCCCCATCTCGAGCACCGGGGTCCTGGAGCTGCCTTGTGTAGGGGCAGCAGAAGAAGGGGAGTTCACCTGCCGGGCTCAGAACCCGCTGGGCTTCCAAAATATCTTCCTGAGCCTCATCGTGGTCTGTGAGTGTGGGGTCTCCTGGGGACAGGATGCTGGAgttccagggaggggaggggtgcccctgatccctcccatcTCTCCCACAGCCCCCCCACAGCTGCTGGGCCCCTCCTGCTCCCAGGAGGACGAGAGTCTTCGCTGCAGCTGCTCCTCCCGAGCCCGGCCGGCCCCCTCCCTGCACTGGAGGCTGGGCAAGGGGCTGCTGGAGGGGAACTTCAGCAACGCTTCCTTCGAGGTCAGCTCCAGCTCCGCCGGGCCCTGGGCCAACGGCTCCCTGAGCCTCCGAGTGGGGCTCAGCTCTGGCGTCAGCCTCAGCTGCGAGGCCCTGAACATCCATGGGGCCCGGAGCGGGTCTGTCCTGCTGCTGCCAG ACTGA